The following coding sequences are from one Maridesulfovibrio bastinii DSM 16055 window:
- the acs gene encoding acetate--CoA ligase — MSDSKKIKTLSTENRIFNPPSDVSFAHIKSFDEYKAVYDRSINDMEGFWAERAEELLTWEKKWDTVLEYNFDTPEIKWFEGGKLNVSANCLDRHLENGRRNKAALIWQGEEDDEVKVYTYDMLHREVCRFANVLKKMGVKKGDRVSIYLPMIPELAIAMLACTRIGAPHSIIFAGFSSNSLRDRIKDCGAKIHITGDGVLRGGRTIPLKPNSDEALKDCPCVEQCVVVPRAKNKIEMVEGRDHFWGDLMSESDISDDCPYEIMDAEDPLFILYTSGSTGAPKGVYHTTGGYLTYAAHTCQWVFDLGEDDIHWCTADVGWVTGHTYIVYGPLALGSTSIMFESVPSYPDPSRFWQVCEKFKVNTFYTAPTAIRALMREGDKWTEKHDLSSLRVLGSVGEPINPETWVWFHEKIGKGKLPIVDTWWQTETGGHILAPLPYATPLKPGSATLPLPGIDAAIVDRHGKEVGPDEGGFLVIRKPWPGMLRGVWGNQERFKQQYFAGFPGCYESGDGARKDKDGYYWIMGRVDDVINVSGHRLGTAEIESALVSHPAVAEAAVVGKPHEVKGQTIYAYVTIKPEFDEDDELVKELRIHVRKEIGPLATPEIIQFTPGLPKTRSGKIMRRILRKIVEEDTSNLGDTSTLADPSIVTDLIEGYEEVVNS; from the coding sequence ATGAGTGACAGCAAAAAAATCAAAACTCTCTCAACGGAAAACCGCATATTCAACCCGCCTTCGGATGTGTCCTTTGCACATATCAAAAGCTTTGATGAATACAAAGCCGTTTATGACCGTTCCATAAACGATATGGAAGGTTTCTGGGCGGAACGTGCCGAAGAACTTCTGACATGGGAAAAAAAGTGGGATACAGTTCTTGAATATAATTTCGATACTCCGGAAATCAAATGGTTTGAGGGCGGAAAACTTAATGTTTCTGCCAACTGCCTTGACCGTCATCTCGAAAATGGACGCCGCAACAAAGCTGCACTCATCTGGCAGGGTGAGGAAGACGATGAAGTAAAAGTATATACTTATGACATGCTGCACCGTGAAGTATGCCGCTTTGCCAATGTTTTAAAAAAGATGGGCGTTAAAAAAGGTGACCGGGTTTCAATTTACCTTCCAATGATCCCGGAACTGGCAATAGCCATGCTGGCCTGTACCAGAATAGGAGCTCCGCACTCTATCATCTTTGCAGGATTCAGTTCCAACAGTCTGCGCGACCGCATCAAAGACTGCGGAGCCAAAATTCATATTACCGGAGACGGAGTTCTGCGTGGCGGAAGAACCATTCCACTCAAACCAAATTCCGATGAAGCTCTCAAGGACTGCCCCTGCGTTGAGCAGTGCGTAGTTGTTCCAAGAGCCAAAAACAAAATAGAAATGGTTGAAGGCCGGGATCACTTCTGGGGAGACCTCATGAGTGAGAGTGATATTTCAGACGATTGTCCCTATGAAATAATGGATGCAGAAGACCCGCTTTTCATCCTTTATACCTCAGGAAGCACCGGCGCTCCCAAGGGTGTTTACCATACCACCGGCGGATACCTGACCTATGCGGCTCACACCTGCCAGTGGGTATTTGACCTCGGTGAAGATGACATCCACTGGTGCACCGCTGACGTAGGCTGGGTAACAGGACATACTTATATAGTATATGGTCCGCTCGCTCTCGGCAGCACGAGCATTATGTTTGAATCTGTTCCGTCATATCCTGATCCTTCAAGATTCTGGCAGGTATGTGAAAAATTCAAGGTCAATACATTCTATACCGCACCTACGGCAATCCGCGCCCTGATGCGTGAAGGTGACAAGTGGACTGAAAAACACGACCTCTCTTCACTGCGGGTTCTCGGATCGGTTGGAGAACCGATAAACCCCGAAACATGGGTCTGGTTCCATGAAAAAATAGGTAAAGGAAAACTGCCTATCGTGGATACATGGTGGCAGACTGAAACAGGCGGACATATTCTTGCCCCGCTCCCCTATGCGACACCGCTCAAGCCCGGTTCAGCAACTTTGCCTTTGCCCGGAATTGACGCAGCAATTGTTGACAGACACGGCAAAGAAGTCGGTCCTGACGAAGGTGGATTTCTGGTTATAAGAAAACCATGGCCGGGTATGCTTCGCGGAGTATGGGGCAATCAGGAAAGATTCAAACAGCAGTATTTTGCAGGATTTCCCGGATGCTATGAATCCGGTGACGGAGCCAGAAAAGACAAAGACGGCTACTACTGGATAATGGGACGTGTTGATGACGTTATAAACGTATCAGGACACAGACTGGGAACAGCTGAAATTGAATCCGCACTGGTATCTCATCCGGCAGTAGCAGAAGCCGCCGTTGTTGGTAAGCCGCATGAAGTGAAAGGCCAGACTATTTATGCTTATGTAACCATCAAACCTGAGTTTGATGAAGACGATGAACTGGTAAAAGAACTCAGGATCCATGTCCGCAAGGAAATCGGGCCTCTGGCTACTCCGGAAATTATCCAGTTCACTCCGGGACTTCCTAAAACAAGAAGCGGAAAAATTATGAGAAGAATTCTCAGAAAAATTGTTGAAGAGGATACTTCCAACCTCGGAGACACTTCCACCCTTGCCGATCCTTCAATTGTTACCGATCTTATTGAAGGATACGAAGAAGTGGTAAACAGCTAA
- a CDS encoding glycosyltransferase family 9 protein, which produces MNVLVINLTRFGDLLQTQPVLSSFAARQAATSLVCLKNFFGAAPLLRDVDFVFPLPGATFLSAAERDWKEALGHFENYCLEIEKKFKPDIVVNLTPSIPARLLAMRLGRGREVRGFALDEFGFNADTSAWAAFLQVASVNRGASPFNVVDLFRKVAGIDEAVPFRLSDVEEGEKNKALQKLKNESGLNAAGFIGFQPGASEERRRWPADYFSKLGKMVWERLHLVPVLFGTESESQVGQQILTGQDFPCVNLMGRTDLSGLGAALSCMKLLVTNDTGTMHLAAGLGVPLVSIFLATAQPFDTGPAREGSLSLEPDIVCHPCSFGVPCEQEHACRHKIKADSVFGYIESYLNCGKWKNNQLDDTDRSAARAWLAVRDEKGFLDLASLSGHGVSDRAVWIRIQREAYRRFLDMEDFERPFIMDRKPSVLFCNEIGNTLDEISALLFLMIKQAVLLAKAPTESLKTGFLANIQKIQDKMSEKTELSVLGSLWIFQSQQQLGLEGLVNLLKKYSALVSFFKRCL; this is translated from the coding sequence ATGAATGTACTTGTCATAAATCTGACCAGATTCGGAGATCTTCTCCAGACTCAGCCGGTTCTAAGCTCCTTTGCTGCTCGGCAAGCCGCCACTTCACTCGTTTGTCTGAAAAATTTTTTCGGTGCAGCCCCGTTGCTGCGTGATGTGGACTTTGTTTTTCCTCTACCCGGAGCCACTTTTTTATCTGCTGCTGAGCGTGACTGGAAAGAAGCACTTGGACATTTTGAAAATTACTGTCTTGAAATTGAAAAAAAATTCAAGCCGGATATTGTTGTTAATTTAACTCCTTCCATACCGGCAAGGCTGCTGGCCATGCGTCTTGGAAGAGGGCGCGAAGTAAGAGGATTTGCTCTGGATGAATTCGGTTTTAATGCGGATACTTCAGCCTGGGCAGCGTTTTTACAGGTTGCCTCGGTAAACAGGGGAGCCAGTCCCTTTAATGTTGTCGACCTGTTCAGAAAAGTTGCCGGGATTGATGAAGCTGTCCCATTCAGATTGTCCGACGTTGAGGAGGGTGAAAAAAATAAAGCTCTTCAAAAGCTTAAAAATGAATCAGGGCTGAATGCTGCCGGATTCATAGGTTTTCAACCCGGAGCAAGTGAGGAGCGCAGACGCTGGCCTGCTGATTATTTCAGTAAACTAGGCAAAATGGTGTGGGAAAGATTGCATCTGGTTCCGGTTCTTTTCGGAACTGAATCAGAGTCGCAAGTTGGGCAGCAAATATTGACAGGGCAGGATTTTCCTTGTGTTAATCTTATGGGCCGAACGGATCTTTCCGGCCTTGGTGCGGCTCTATCCTGCATGAAACTGCTGGTTACCAATGATACCGGGACCATGCATCTGGCAGCAGGGCTTGGTGTGCCTCTTGTTTCTATTTTTCTGGCAACCGCACAGCCTTTTGACACTGGCCCGGCAAGGGAGGGTTCTCTTTCTCTTGAGCCGGATATTGTGTGCCATCCGTGTTCTTTCGGTGTGCCCTGTGAGCAGGAGCATGCCTGTCGTCATAAAATCAAAGCTGATAGTGTCTTCGGGTATATTGAAAGTTATCTTAACTGCGGAAAATGGAAGAATAATCAGCTTGATGATACTGACCGCAGCGCAGCCAGAGCATGGCTTGCCGTGCGGGATGAAAAAGGTTTTCTGGATTTAGCATCTCTTTCAGGGCATGGGGTATCTGACCGTGCAGTGTGGATCAGGATTCAGCGTGAAGCGTATCGTCGATTTCTTGACATGGAGGATTTCGAAAGACCCTTTATAATGGACCGGAAGCCCTCTGTTCTTTTTTGTAATGAAATTGGCAATACCCTTGATGAAATTTCAGCCCTGCTGTTTCTGATGATAAAGCAGGCCGTACTTCTGGCTAAAGCTCCCACAGAATCTTTAAAAACAGGATTCTTAGCTAATATACAGAAAATACAAGATAAAATGTCTGAAAAAACAGAGCTGAGCGTACTCGGTTCTTTGTGGATTTTTCAATCACAGCAGCAGCTTGGCCTTGAAGGATTGGTCAATCTTTTAAAAAAATACTCTGCGCTGGTTTCCTTTTTCAAAAGATGTTTATGA
- a CDS encoding PilZ domain-containing protein → MPDIQSVISRIDEHIFIPAKKLIDQMPPEYVPLIIGTATAVAFIVTLLVIIVSRPSKKKSSSPSVLKKLHKEGAIIDVALPGSPTAICGRAVITSIKKDRIKMEMLENSGSVILKPELEVLFMFRPENTSTDKINSFTARLLKTEKKNGLCTSFSAEMPEKFSNTPRRQHRRKRVVDQQFIRVKIWAGDIKNSRDDFSDSVPDLAVNSYDPRAGGQEENSIINISNGGIAVSAINDLVDERFTTDSDVLLNIFMFNFRQKIFKPYWYAGKIRSLEEKGPDKTRLGIEFTHSGIIQDEDEQLLQWYEL, encoded by the coding sequence ATGCCAGATATCCAGTCTGTGATCAGCAGAATAGATGAACATATTTTTATTCCTGCAAAAAAACTAATAGACCAGATGCCACCGGAGTATGTTCCCCTGATCATTGGAACCGCAACCGCTGTGGCATTTATTGTAACTCTGCTGGTAATTATTGTTTCCAGACCATCCAAGAAGAAATCTTCAAGCCCTTCAGTGCTGAAAAAACTTCATAAGGAAGGCGCCATAATAGATGTTGCTCTTCCCGGAAGTCCTACTGCTATCTGTGGCCGTGCGGTAATTACATCCATAAAAAAAGACCGTATAAAAATGGAGATGCTGGAAAATTCAGGAAGTGTAATTTTGAAACCTGAGCTGGAAGTCCTTTTCATGTTCAGACCGGAAAACACTTCTACTGATAAAATCAACAGCTTTACGGCAAGACTTCTTAAAACGGAAAAGAAGAACGGCCTCTGCACTTCCTTTTCGGCTGAAATGCCTGAAAAATTTTCCAATACTCCCAGAAGACAGCATCGCCGCAAGCGAGTTGTAGACCAGCAATTCATCAGGGTTAAAATCTGGGCCGGTGATATCAAAAACTCAAGGGATGATTTTTCGGATTCAGTGCCTGATCTTGCGGTTAACTCATACGACCCCCGTGCAGGCGGTCAGGAAGAAAACAGCATTATAAATATATCCAACGGGGGAATCGCCGTAAGCGCGATAAATGATCTTGTTGATGAGCGTTTTACAACTGACAGTGATGTGCTCTTGAATATTTTTATGTTCAATTTCCGCCAGAAAATATTCAAACCATACTGGTATGCCGGTAAAATCCGCTCCCTTGAAGAAAAGGGTCCGGACAAGACAAGATTAGGTATAGAATTTACCCATTCAGGAATAATTCAGGACGAAGATGAACAGCTGCTGCAATGGTATGAGCTGTAA